A genomic region of Zea mays cultivar B73 chromosome 6, Zm-B73-REFERENCE-NAM-5.0, whole genome shotgun sequence contains the following coding sequences:
- the LOC103629994 gene encoding uncharacterized protein: MGMEVELQPGNNGHVAERSVDLQDELRRQGDQVPSGADEAELVWKLRKYLMLLAILSATITYQAGLAPPGGLWLDNNDDQQHGHLASDIVLQSTYPKRYKVFFYCNSTAFMASLIVLMLLLVRRLSCHAVWLRSLHLAMLLNLLGLMGAYAAGSCREIRTSLYTWALLAGVFTYVALHVVFFRHLASPWLRQKLMGVQRSWKDTLARVFRSVTDEPEGRRKREEPEQMPDASCVQEKEAEELEQKRGMLLVLATLSTTVTYAAGLNPPGGFWPGSGARHLAGDPALRDHYPSRFKAFMACNDTAFAGSLVILVMLLSDTATGRAVRSNALRLCVLVSLFGLMAAYAAGSCREVHTSIYVFALVAAVLLYLVIQWVAPILPRPQLVSERIEWIKGEKDKLTLKLKSFLSSTTKEQEQPLALGQQHPSSNHVLASTDQNDVRKLRTYLLLLGILAATVTYQAGLNPPGGFWLDNEDGHRAGNPILEATSPRRYSTFFYCNSTAFVSSVVIIALLQSSLVAAGAMKRYALQTAMVFDLFGMMGAYAAGSSRTFSTSLYVMILVFLVFSYVMVHVLLLVCTRRRGSGDDDGPAAFQEVDGDDPELKHLEKRRKFLVLLAVLAASSTYQAGINPPGGFWPDDSDGHRAGYPMLNDEFPRRYVVFFYLNSTAFMSSLAVIMLLVSKRLCQSGTNGYLLRGCMLLDLLSLMGAFAAGSCRRVSTSVYAILAVAVVFAYVMAQLLVLTFAKEKVGYFFEWVLRATPFKSPHPSKDGKRSIVASQKPEHKWRKDLILIGTFAASVTYQAGLLPPGGLWPDDRDGHFTGDPILHDADPRRYKAFFYCNATAFMASVVIVILLLNSTISKYRRSLLPMKTAMVLDLLALLGAYAAGSCRKLKTSVYVFALVVAVFMYIVVHILLSFDKMARVMKRTGEQWVPCLKKMWALIEIEPPNHQPSSEEP; the protein is encoded by the coding sequence ATGGGCATGGAGGTTGAGCTGCAGCCAGGAAACAACGGCCATGTGGCTGAGAGAAGCGTGGATCTGCAGGACGAACTACGGCGACAAGGAGACCAAGTGCCAAGCGGCGCTGACGAGGCAGAGCTGGTGTGGAAGCTGCGGAAGTACTTGATGCTGCTAGCAATCCTTTCTGCAACCATCACCTACCAGGCAGGGCTTGCTCCACCGGGCGGCCTCTGGCTAGACAataacgacgaccagcagcacggCCATCTTGCCAGCGACATCGTCCTGCAATCCACCTATCCGAAGCGGTACAAGGTATTCTTCTACTGCAACTCGACAGCGTTCATGGCGTCCCTGATCGTCCTGATGCTGCTCCTGGTAAGGAGGCTCAGCTGCCATGCAGTCTGGCTCCGCTCGCTGCACCTCGCCATGTTGCTCAACCTGCTCGGGCTCATGGGCGCCTACGCCGCAGGCAGCTGCAGGGAGATCAGAACGTCCCTGTACACCTGGGCGCTGCTCGCCGGTGTCTTCACGTACGTCGCGCTTCACGTCGTGTTCTTCCGCCACCTAGCGTCTCCATGGCTTCGACAAAAACTCATGGGCGTCCAGAGGTCCTGGAAGGACACTCTCGCACGCGTGTTCAGGAGCGTAACCGACGAGCCAGAGGGACGACGAAAAAGGGAAGAACCGGAGCAGATGCCAGATGCTTCTTGTGTCCAGGAAAAAGAGGCGGAAGAGCTGGAGCAGAAACGCGGCATGCTACTGGTCCTCGCCACATTGTCAACGACGGTGACGTACGCAGCGGGGCTGAACCCTCCAGGTGGGTTCTGGCCCGGCAGCGGCGCTCGCCATCTCGCCGGTGACCCGGCTCTCAGAGACCACTACCCCAGTCGCTTCAAGGCCTTCATGGCGTGCAACgacacagcttttgccgggtcccTTGTCATCCTCGTCATGCTCCTCAGCGACACGGCAACGGGTCGCGCTGTCAGGTCGAATGCGCTTCGCCTGTGTGTTCTTGTCAGCCTGTTTGGCCTCATGGCTGCCTATGCTGCAGGGAGCTGCAGGGAAGTCCATACCTCTATATATGTCTTCGCCCTCGTCGCTGCTGTCCTACTGTATCTCGTCATCCAGTGGGTCGCACCCATCCTACCCAGGCCACAGCTTGTCAGCGAGCGCATAGAATGGATCAAAGGAGAAAAGGATAAACTGACTCTGAAGCTGAAATCGTTCCTGAGCAGCACAaccaaggagcaggagcagccattAGCTTTGGGTCAACAGCATCCATCGTCCAATCATGTCTTAGCAAGCACTGATCAGAATGATGTGAGAAAGCTGCGCACGTACCTTCTACTACTTGGGATCCTAGCAGCCACCGTTACATACCAAGCAGGGTTGAACCCCCCCGGCGGGTTTTGGCTAGACAATGAGGACGGGCATCGTGCTGGCAACCCCATCCTGGAGGCCACCAGTCCGAGGCGGTACAGCACGTTCTTCTACTGCAATTCCACCGCATTCGTGTCATCTGTGGTCATCATCGCCCTGCTCCAGAGCAGCTTGGTCGCTGCCGGTGCCATGAAACGGTACGCGCTGCAGACAGCCATGGTTTTCGATCTCTTCGGTATGATGGGGGCATACGCTGCTGGCAGCAGCCGGACCTTCTCCACGTCTTTGTACGTGATGATCTTGGTCTTCCTTGTCTTCTCTTACGTCATGGTCCACGTCCTGCTCTTAGTGTGCACACGACGACGAGGCTCTGGCGATGATGATGGACCAGCAGCTTTTCAGGAAGTAGACGGCGACGACCCTGAACTGAAACATCTGGAGAAGCGGCGCAAGTTTCTGGTGTTGCTTGCTGTTCTGGCAGCGTCGAGCACGTATCAGGCTGGCATAAACCCACCGGGTGGCTTCTGGCCCGACGACAGCGATGGGCACCGAGCAGGCTATCCGATGCTCAACGATGAGTTCCCACGCCGCTACGTGGTCTTCTTCTACCTAAACTCCACCGCTTTCATGTCGTCCTTGGCCGTGATCATGCTGCTCGTTAGCAAAAGGCTATGCCAAAGTGGGACCAACGGCTACTTGCTGCGTGGATGCATGCTACTGGATCTGCTCAGTCTCATGGGCGCCTTCGCGGCAGGAAGCTGCAGGAGAGTATCCACCTCAGTGTACGCCATCCTGGCTGTTGCTGTTGTTTTTGCCTACGTCATGGCTCAACTTCTGGTGCTGACCTTTGCAAAAGAGAAGGTTGGCTACTTCTTCGAGTGGGTGCTCCGTGCCACTCCTTTCAAGAGTCCGCATCCATCCAAGGACGGCAAGCGAAGCATCGTGGCCAGCCAGAAACCTGAGCATAAATGGCGAAAAGATCTTATTCTGATTGGGACCTTCGCGGCGAGCGTCACCTACCAGGCTGGGCTGCTCCCGCCAGGAGGGCTTTGGCCTGATGACCGGGACGGCCATTTCACCGGCGACCCGATCCTCCATGACGCCGATCCACGGCGATACAAGGCATTCTTCTACTGCAACGCCACCGCGTTCATGGCGTCGGTGGTCATAGTCATCCTGCTGCTCAACAGCACAATAAGCAAGTACAGGAGGTCTCTCCTCCCCATGAAAACGGCAATGGTGCTGGACCTGCTTGCTCTGCTTGGGGCTTACGCTGCTGGCAGCTGCAGGAAACTGAAGACTTCTGTATACGTCTTCGCGCTCGTCGTTGCTGTTTTCATGTACATTGTCGTTCACATCTTGCTGTCCTTCGATAAAATGGCACGGGTCATGAAGAGGACTGGAGAACAGTGGGTTCCATGTCTGAAGAAGATGTGGGCACTCATTGAAATTGAACCTCCAAACCATCAGCCATCTTCAGAGGAACCATGA
- the LOC100277522 gene encoding uncharacterized protein LOC100277522: MGIWDSILPGGGRRFIKRKDSDAGEAGRALEELRGSLYNDFHTSEGARRQQQKLCGPIVALTFNFVVAVGIIMANKMVMGAVGFNFPVALSLIHYLFAFALMSVLKALYLLPIASPSKSTPFSSLFALGAVMSFSTGLANISLKHNSVGFYQMAKIAVTPTIVVAEFILFKKKVSLRKVSTLVVVSFGVAVATVTDLEFNFFGACVALAWIIPSAVNKILWSNLQQSGNWTALALMWKTTPITIFFFIVLMPLLDPPGLLSFSWDFKNSSTIIISALFGFLLQWSGALALGATSALAHVVLGQFKTIVIMLSGYLVFKSDPGFTSLCGAVIALAGMSVYTYLGMKESAANARRNSLNSRQNSHLKKAKAIVDGENPETKPMDSV; the protein is encoded by the exons ATGGGCATTTGGGATTCCATTCTCCCCGGCGGCGGCCGGCGCTTCATCAAGCGCAAGGACAGCGACGCCGGTGAGGCAG GTCGGGCACTAGAGGAACTGAGGGGCTCACTGTACAACGACTTTCATACTTCAGAAGGGGCCAGGCGCCAGCAGCAGAAGCTTTGTGGCCCTATTGTTGCACTGACATTCAACTTTGTGGTTGCTGTTGGGATTATCATGGCAAACAAAATG GTGATGGGTGCTGTTGGATTTAACTTCCCAGTTGCACTGTCATTAATTCATTACCTTTTCGCTTTTGCTTTAATGTCTGTTCTCAAGGCATTATACTTGCTGCCAATTGCTTCTCCTTCCAAATCCACTCCTTTCTCCTCATTATTTGCTTTAGGTGCTGTCATGTCTTTCTCCACTGGGCTTGCCAATATCAGCTTAAAGCATAACAG TGTAGGTTTTTATCAGATGGCTAAGATAGCTGTAACTCCAACCATAGTGGTAGCAGAATTTATTCTTTTCAAGAAAAAGGTTTCCCTTCGAAAG GTTAGCACGCTGGTTGTTGTCTCATTTGGTGTGGCCGTTGCAACCGTTACTGATTTGGAGTTCAATTTCTTTGGTGCTTGTGTAGCACTAGCTTGGATTATTCCTAGTGCTGTAAACAAAATCCTGTGGTCAAATTTACAACAGAGTGGAAATTGGACAGCTCTTGC GTTAATGTGGAAGACAACCCCAATTACCATATTTTTCTTTATTGTTTTGATGCCATTGTTGGATCCTCCAGGCCTTTTATCTTTCAGTTGGGATTTCAAGAACAGCAGCACAATTATCATATCTGCTTTGTTCGGTTTCCTTCTTCAGTGGTCTGGTGCCTTGGCACTTGG GGCAACCTCGGCTCTCGCACATGTTGTGCTGGGTCAGTTCAAGACGATTGTTATAATGCTCTCTGGTTATCTGGTATTTAAATCTGATCCTGGATTCACCAGCCTCTGTGGAGCTGTTATTGCCCTCGCAGGGATGTCAGTGTACACTTACCTGGGGATGAAAGAGTCAGCCGCCAACGCTAGGAGAAATTCCTTAAATTCAAGGCAAAATTCTCATTTGAAGAAGGCCAAGGCTATTGTAGATGGAGAAAATCCAGAAACAAAGCCTATGGATTCTGTGTAA